In Halobacteria archaeon AArc-dxtr1, the sequence TGATTTTGGCAGCGACTTTTCCCATGGTTACGGTCCGGTGAATCCGCAGTCGGGACACTCATAGAGGTTACTCTGCTTGCGGCACTTGGCACAGCGGTAGATCTGCGTTCCGCCCTCGGGACATTTGAACGCTGCGGCGTTCGTCCCCGCGATGTTGATCCCGCAGGAGACGCACGAACGCGTACCGTGCTCGTCGGTCGTGCTCATACCCAGCCCTTCCGTCCGCCCGCTTTTAACCGTTGTCTTTCCGTACTCGCTCCGGAGGCCGGTCGACCAGCCGAGAGAGCGCATACCGGCTGCCGTGGGCAGTTGTGCGGGAGGGGGCGCTTATCGCTCGAGTTCGACAGTCGCCGTTGGAGACTGTTCCTCGGCCCAATTCGCCTCGACGTCTGCATCGTCCGCCGTCGTCGCCTCAGACGAACCACCCCGGAACCGACGCCACTGCCGTCGCGCTCGACCAGCAAGATTGCGTACCAGGACGGTGCCTGCGAACTCGACGGTCCGGCGCTGGCTGCGCGGGTAGAACGTGCCTAACTCCGACTCCGGGACGACTGCGGACTCGAACGCAGGATCGACAGCGTTGCTGACCCCTGCCCCGAGAAGAGACGCTTGCACCGCCGCGAGCCGATCGAAGGCGTCCCAGAGGGTATCGCAGTCGGCGATCTGGACAGGAACAGTTGCGATAACGTCACCGCCGTCGATTGACTCCGTCAGTCGCTGGAGGGTGACACCGGTGCAGTCACGCCCCTCGTAAAACGCGGGCGGGACACCCATCCCTCGGTACTCGCGGATATCTGCGGGGTGAAAGCCGAGCACACCGTGTTCGGGTGCACTCAGGATCTCGCCGCGGACGAGGCCGAATCCGAACAGAACGGCGACGTCACAGCGCTCGGCTACTTCGTCGACGACCGAATCGGGAAACTCGTACCACGCACCGTCAGTCTGTGGCACACACTGAACGTGACGGGCACCGTCAAGCGCTGGCAGGTTCTCGACGTCGTGGCGGTGCCACAGCGGCTGTTCGTCCCCCAACCGGCGACAGAGCGCCCGCTCGGCCATGACGAACGCCCACGGTCCTTCCGTTCGGTACACCTCGAGAAACTGGCGTAGGTCCTCCCGGTCGATCGTCGTCTTCCCGTTCCAGTCCTCGGGATCGTCTGCCGCGGCCGTCGCGTTGGTCACAACCAGCGAGACGTCGACGTCGGGATCACGGCGGAGCTGGGTCAGCGCTTGCCGTTGCCACTCATAGAGAAATTGTTCACAGAGGATCCCGACTGACGTTTGGGATGATGCGGCCATAGAGGCGGTCCAACAGGTCGTCGCATAGTTACCATCCCCTTTTACAGCGGCGAGTCATCCTAGCTGGGACGTACACCCGCGTCCGGTGCGGGTCAAGCGGGGCGGACACTCAGCACTGTGCCCACCCGAGCAGCCGTTCGTAGACCGGGTCAGACTCGAGCGCCCGCGGATCCCCGACGAGGACGAGCGCTCGCTTCGGACGAGTCAAGGCGACGTTTATCCGCCGGTAGTCCTCGAATATGGGTCCCTCGAGCGTCCCCGTGGCGGTGAACGAGACGACGATCACCTCCTGACTCGACCCCTGAAACCGGTCGACAGTGTCGACGGTAACGTCGTCGGAGAGTCGGTTCGAGATCGTCGAGACCTGGGCACGGAACGGCGCGATGACACCGATCTGCGAGCGGTCGACCCCAGCAGACTCGTAGGTTGCAACTAACTCCGCGATCCGGGCTGCCTCCTCCTCGTCGGTGTGGGCCGCGCCGTCACCCTCGACGGAGACGAACGCGACTGGATCGTGGAGGGGCTCGGGAAGATCGGCTCGTGAGACGCCGTCGAGATCGTCGAGCGTCCGTCCCGCGACGTCAGGGGTGGCTGGGCGGAGCTCCCCGTCGTAGAACTCCCGTGAAGCAAAGGCCTGGATGCGTTGGTTCATCCGATACTGGCGATCGAGCATGACGCCCGCGCCGGGGTGGAGGTCGACGAGGCGCTCGAACAGCGACGCCGAGAGGTCGGCAACGTCGTCACCCTCGCTCGCGGCCGCTTCGTCGTCGGCCGTCGAATCGCCGACCGCCCCGCCGTCTTGGGGCGGGTCGGATCGGACGACCGGCGGGAGCTGCTCGTGGTCGCCGACGAGGACGAACCGCTCGGCCAGGTTGATCGCGGCGTAGGTGCCGGGTTCGGTGAGTTGGGCGGCCTCGTCGACTAACGCGACGTCGAACGTCTGCTCTTTCATCGTTCGAGAGCCACAGGAGGCCGTCGTCGCCGCGACCACGTCCGCCTCGCGGAGCTCGCTGACTCGGTCGCCGGGCTCACCGGCGCGATCGAAGCGATAGGGCTGCATGTCCTCGCGGACGCCGGTCTCGGAGCCAATACGAACGATGCGGTAGTCGGTGTCCTCGCCGAGCTGCTCGACGAGCGCAGAGAGCGCGTTGTCGACCGCACGGTTGGTAAACGCCGAGAGCAGGACGCGATCGCCGCGCTCGAGCATCGCCTCGATCGCCCGGGCGATGGTGTAGGTCTTCCCGGTTCCAGGCGGACCGTGGATGAGCGCGCAATCGCGGGCGCCGACGGCCTTGCGAACCGCCTCGTCCTGGGCCGCGTTGTTGTCGATGAACGTCTCGTCGAGAGCAGCAAATTCGGGCTCGGCGCGCCCGAACAGCACGTCCTTGCGGCGCTTGCTTCCCTTCAGGAGAGCGTCGTGTAAGGCAACGAGCAGCCGGTCGGTCGTCAGCTCGGAGGGGTAGACGTCCAGCCGGGTCACCTCGACCGGCTCGTCGGCCGTGAGGACGATCTCGTCGTCTCGCGGGCTTCGCCCGCTCGCGTCTTCCGCGGAGCCACGCTCCGCGCCGTCCAGTTGCTCGATCCGCGCGAGTTCCGAACTGCCCCTGACGGGGTGGCCGTCGCTGGCCAGCACGAGGTCACCCTCGCGAAGCTTCGAGGTCGCGGGTTCGGTCTGACGAGCTCGCAGCTCCCAGCGGCCGCTCGAGAGTTCGCGCTTGGCGACGAACTCGAGGTCGATGATCGCGCGGTCGTCGTCGGCGCGCTCGCGGGCGCTTTGTTCCCAGAGCTTGGCGTACTCGCGGTGGATCTCGCCGCGCTCGCGTTCGATCGCGCGATAGAATCGATCGAAGTGCTCGCGCTCCTCCTCGGGGAGGGGCGTTCCGATCTGGCCCGCTTTCGACTCCTGGTCGAGTCGGCCCGAGACGACCATGCAGGTGTCCTGCTCGAAGCAGTACTCACACTTCGCGGACCCCTCGTAGCCCGTCGGGACGCTATCGTCGTACTCCATCGCAGCGATCTCGTTTCGCAGCCGGACGACGTACTGTAAGAGCCCCTCGCCCATCGAGAAATCCTTCGCCGGCGTGAGGTCGCCGGTCTCCTCGTTGCGGTCGAGCGCCGAGTTCTTCGTGTAGAGCAGCGTCCCGGTGTCGACGTCGCCACCGTGTTCCTCCAACAGAAGAGCGTAGCAAGCGGCCTGGACCTTGTCCTTGAACCGGGGCTCCTTCTTCAGATTCTTCCCCGTCTTCAGCTCGACGGGCGCGCCCCGTCGGACCGCGTCGGCCCGCCCGCGGATGCCGAAGGTCTCGCTGATCAGCAGCTGTTCGGATCGCCAGTCGTCGCCGTCGGTGAGCCGCCCCTGCTCGAGCCAACCCTCGATCGCGGTCGCATTCTGGCGAACGTCCTCCGCGACCGACTCGGGGGACTCTCCGAGCAGGCCGAGTTCGAGGCCGCGTTCGTCGATTCGCTCCGCGATCGACTCCTCCAGATCCCGGCCCCGAAGCAGGTCGCCGAACACTTCGTGAACGAGCGTCCCCTTCGTGACGGGGTAGTTGAGCGGAACGCCAGAGAGCTTGTTCAGGTAGTAAAGACGCGGACACTCGACCCAGTTGCGGATCGACGTGACGTTGATCAGAAACTCCGGCTCGACGACGACGTAGGAGTCGCCGGTCGTCGCGTACTGCGTCTGGCCGCGGTACTCCTCGCGCTCGGCCTCGGTGACGAGCAGTTCCATCCCCGGCTCTAACAGCGCAGCCGACTCGGTCCACTTCCCCCAGACGGTGACGGTCGTGGCCGGTTGCTCCGAGCCGCCGGAAACGTCCGGTTCCGGGCCGGTCGAGACGGCGTCGCTATCGGGGCGCTCTGTGAGCCGAACGGGTATCTCCGCAAGCTCGCGCTCCCCGTAACTCGTCGATACCGTCTTGGCCTCGACGTCGCCGACGACCGTCCCGCGTACGTGCACGGATCAGGGAAGGGGCGACCGGTCAAAAACGGTATCGATCTCCGCGGTCGTGCCGTCGGTCGGTAGCGGCACTGAAAAACGCGACGGGGGCTGCGGTAAGAAGTGATTACTCCCAGCAGTATCGGCTCGGACACCTCGTAACGGTAGGTGGCGCTTTTTTCGAGGTGAAGCGAAGGCACCGGTATGAGCGATTCGAGCCGCGCTCCCGATGGCAGCCCCGGGCCCGGTCGCGACGGGAGGGGCCGAACGGACCGATTTCGACACGATGACCCGCTGTCGAGAGTCGACGGCGGTGGCCGTCGAACGGCCACGGTTCGCAACGTAACCATCACAGCGGCGGGGGTCTGGGTCGTCGTCTCGACGGGAGTCTACGGGGCGAGCGCGGCAGTGCTGTTGAGTGTGGTCTGTGCCGGGATCGCTGTGGCGCTGGTCGGCGCGTACAACGCCTATCGACTCACCAGCGGTGCGCCACCGAGTTCGGGCGTGACGGCACTGGCAGGGATACTCGGTCTCGGGCTACTCGGGTCGACGGCGGTGTTCTCCCTCGATGCAGGGCTGACCTGGAGCGTGCTCGGAGCGGGACTGCTCGTCGCGGTGGTGGCGGGATACGACTTCCACGAGGGGCGACGACACCGACCGGTTCGGACGAGAACAGGCAGCTACGATCGGTCTCCGCGTCGGTAACGCCAGCAGCTACGATCGGTCTCCGCGTCGGTAACGCCAACAGCTACGGTCAGTCGTTACGTCGGTAACACCAACAGGACGGAGTGAAACAGGCCGAGCGGATGGGAAGGACCGATACGTTCTTTCTGCCCGCCCCGAAAGGTAGCTACATGCGGATTCGCGAGTGGCAGGACATCGTGACGGACGTGACCGAGCGCGACGTCGATCCGGACGGGTGGCGGGCCGTCGCGGGCGACCGTGCCGGCGGCGTCGGCGAAGATATGTACCTCGCACACCCACGGGCAGGCGTCTTTTTCCTCAAAACGTACGCGAAGAACCCGTTTCAAGTTCGGGGCGTCGGCTCCCGCGTCGCCCGAAGTGTTGACGACGAGATCGGCTCGTTCCTGCCGGAGCGCGACAGCGGCGGCCGATTCGCCGTCCAGTCCCCACCCGAAGACGAAGACCACGCCGAATCGGTCGCCAAACGCCTCGAGACCGTCGTCGAGACCCACGGCGACGCTCCGACGACACCCCAGGCCTTTTTCGACGACGTGATGGACGCTCTCGAGAGTCCCGCCTTCGGGCCGATGGAGTACGATCAGTACGACCGACCCGGCGAACTGGACGAGCTGGCAGACCGGTTCGAGGAGGCCGACGAACTGCTCTCAGCCGAACTCGACGAGCTCATCGAGACCGACGAGGTCGACCGCGGGTTCATGTGAACCGGCGACGCGGCGAGATCACTGACGGCGAGGGATGACGAACGGTCGCCGGTGGCTCTTTACTGTCGGCGCCCGAGAGCGAACGTATGGACGCGAGCCGCGACGACGGCGACCGCGAGGCCGCCGAGAAGACGGTCCGCGAGTACTACGAGGCCCTCCGCGAGGGAGCACCGCTCGCGGCGTTCTTTCTCGAGGACGACGCGACGACCAAGTTCGGCGTGAGCGAGGCGCTGTACGGCTACGAGGCGGTCGCGTCGGGGCTGCGCGAGCAGTCCGAGACGACCGGTGAGTGGCGCGTCGAGAGCGATCGCCTCGCGGTCGACGTCCGCGGCGACTGCGCCGTGGTTACCGACCGGGTCACCCTCGCCTGGACCGACCAGTCGACCGGTATCCGGCGGCGCTTCGAGACGCGCTGGAGTGGGACGCTCGTCCGCGAGGAGGACAGTGATGCGTGGCTGTTCCACACGCTGCACGTGAGTGCGCCAAACGAGTTGTAGGCAGTCTCGGGGTTGGCCCGAGGATTTTTGCGGAACCGACGCACTCGACGGTTCTTCAGAACTCGATTCGAAAGAACAGCTACCGCTCGATGCGCCGAACCCACTGTCCGGGCTCGTCGAGTTCGTCCTGTGTCGGGAGATTCTCCGGCTGATCCCAGACGCGCGTCGCCGTCTCGAGATCGCGAGCGCGAACGACGCCCTCGAAGAAGGTCTTGCCACGCTCGTACTGGCGCTCTTTGAGCCCGAGTCCGAGGAGCCGGCGAAACAGCTGCTGAAGGGGACCCCGTCCCTGCCGGCGCGCGTCGAGCTTGCGCCGGAGGTCGGCATACTCGTCGTCGAAGGCGTGATCCATCAGGAGTTCGGCGTACCCCTCGACGACGGTCATGGTGGCGTCTAGCTCGCGAAACGACTCCCTGTCGAACCGGCCCGACGTGAGCCCCTCGATACCCTCCTCCATCCGTGCCTCGAGGTGGTCAGAGAGCCACGGTGCGGCGCCGAACTCGGCGGCGTGGGTCACTTCGTGGAAGGCGATCCAGCGCCGGAAGCGCGCGGGGTTGACCTCGAGCAGGTCGGCGACACGATCGATGTTCGGATGGACGAAGTACAGCGCGTGGTTCTCGTCGGGTCCTTCCGCCAAGAGCAGCGGATCGTACTGTCCCAAGACGTTGCGCCCGAGGAAGGCGAGCAACACGCTCATCGTCCCCGTGTTGATCGTCCGGGCGACGCCCGGGAAGGGACCGGTCTGGGCCTCCAGCGGCGCCATGACTCGCCGAAACGTCGCGACGTTGGCGTCGATCCAGTGGTGGCGATTCTGGATCTCGATCGTATCGGGAACGTCGAATGCGACCGTCGAAACCGTCCGGATCCGCTCTCGGGCGTCGCGGACGTCCCGGGCGTAGGCCTCGCGCTCGCCAGACCCGAGTGCGAGCGAGCCGGGATCGGTGGCCGCTTTGGCCGCCTCGGCGGCCGACGTCCAGTCGATGACGTCGTCGCCAGAGGCGCCGGCGACGGCCCGGACGCTACGATAAAGGTTCACGGGCGATCGTACGACGGGGCCGGGCAAAAGGGTTCGGCTGAAGCGCGACCTGTGGTGAGAAAGCGTTCGATCAGTTGACGATGACGTCGGGCTGTTCGGCGTCGGCCGGCTCCTCCTCGTCGCCGCCGCGGAACTTCTTGATCGCGACTGCGATTCCGACCAGGAGTACGAGCCCGACGAGCGCGCCGACGACGCCCTTCCCGGCAGAGTCGTCTTCGGCGTGCTCGCTGTCGACCTCCTCGTCGACGTCCGACTCCGCGCCGACCTCGACCTTGCGGCCGCCGGGGAGCGCGTCGCTGATCTCTTTCGGTCCGAACTGGGTATTCCCGTCCAGATGCAACTCGACGAAGGTGAACTTCTTGTCGCCCATATGAGAAGCTTCGACGGGCGAACACTTAGCCGTTTTGCTGGCTCGCGGGGAGGTGAGACGGTGATCTCGCGGAGACCGGATCAGCCAGCGTTATCGCCGATTGTCTCGAGTACGTGCTCGTGAAACGCCTGCAAGGCGGCGCTCTCGTCTTCTGCGAGGACGACGTCACTGGCCGACAGCGTCGCCAGTCCGAACGCCCGCGGCGTCGGCGAGTCGAGGCTGTGACGGCAGACGGTCAACTCGCCTGTGTCAATCTCCCGGACGATCGCCTCGATTTCGGCGATTGCGAGCTTGTCAGAGAGTAACTCGCGGTAGGTCTCCTCGATCACCGCGAACTCCTCGAGATCCTCGGCGAAGCCCAGCAACATCTCGCTCGAGACCTGCTGCTCGCTCGCGGACTTCTCGTAGCCCTTGTACCGCTTCAAGATCATCAGGGCTCGCGTGGCGTTGATCCGGAAGTACCGCTGGAGGAGATCGGTGCCCGAGAGCGCGGCCCGGAGGTCCGTGCGAACGTCGGACGGGTCCAGGTCCGCGAGAATCCCGTCGAGGTCGACCTTCCGGTTCAGTGGCATCGAGAGCACGAAGCCGTTGTCCGCGACTGCGACTTTGACGTTCGCCGTCGCCACCTGCGCACAGCGGTGGGCAAGAAGTCGGGAGAGCCCGTCGTTGACCCGGCGGCCGTAGACGCTGTGGACGTAGTAGTGGCGCTCGTAGGCGTCGCGATCGCGCTCGACTTCGATCGCGAGCCGGTCGGGGGTGCTCACGCTTTCGGGACCCGCGTACTGGAGCTGGTGGTCGAACAGCCGGGCGATCGCGCGGACGCTGTCGTCGTCGATCGGAAACTCGCGGAGCCAAGCACGCACGCGAGCCGGGCCGCCAGCCTCGTAGTGCTCGAGGAGTTCGCCCTGGAAGGCCAGGATCTCGCGGGCGAGATCAGTCGAGAGCGGCAGCCGCTCGGCGTACCAGGAGGGGACGGTCGGCCGCGCGCTCGTCCGGTCGACGTAGACCTTCGACCCTCGGCGGTAGCGGTACTCGAAGTTGTTGCCCCCGAGGACGAAGACGTCGCCTTTCTCTAAGGTGTCCAGATAGTTCTCGTCTAGCTGGCCGACCCACTCGTCTGTGGCGCGGGTGTGGACGTCACAGGTGAAGGAGTCGGGTATCGTCCCGATGTTGGTCATGTAGATCACCCGAGCCAGCCGGCCGCGCTTGCCCAGCAGGGGCTCGCCGACGGGGAACTCCTCGTAGTGGTGCTCGCCATCGGGGGGATCGTTCTCGTCGCGCCAGATCTTCGCGTAGACGTTTCGATCCTCCATGCCGGCGTAGGCGGCAGTGAGGTAGTCCATGAGTGACTCCCACTCGTCCGCCGAGTAGTCGCGGTACGGATAGGCGCGCTGGAGGATCGCCCGCACCGCCGACTCGGGGCGAATCTCGGCGATCGCCATCCCGTAGACGTGCTGGGCGGCGACGTCCTGGGCTCGCTCGGGGATCGAGACGGCGTCGACGAATCCCACTTCGGCCTTTCGGAGCATGACGGCACACTCGAGGAGTTCGTCCCGGTCTAACGCGATCACCCGCCCCGTGACCGTCTGGCCGACGCGGTGGCCGGCCCGCCCGACTCGCTGGAGCAGCGCGGCGACCGACTTCGGCGAGCCGACCTGCACGACGAGATCGACGTGGGGCATGTCAATTCCGAGTTCGAGGGAGGTCGAGGTCGTCACGACGTCGAGATCGCCCGACTTTAACCGCGACTCGACGTCCTGGCGGACCTCCGTCGAGAGGCTGCCGTGGTGGCACGCGGAGTTCTCCTCGTCGTAGGCGTCGAACCGGTCGCGCAGTTCGTGGAGGACGCGCTCGGCGCCCGACCGCGTGTTCGTGAAGACGATCGTGTTCGTGTGTTCGCTGACGT encodes:
- a CDS encoding formyltransferase family protein, with the translated sequence MAASSQTSVGILCEQFLYEWQRQALTQLRRDPDVDVSLVVTNATAAADDPEDWNGKTTIDREDLRQFLEVYRTEGPWAFVMAERALCRRLGDEQPLWHRHDVENLPALDGARHVQCVPQTDGAWYEFPDSVVDEVAERCDVAVLFGFGLVRGEILSAPEHGVLGFHPADIREYRGMGVPPAFYEGRDCTGVTLQRLTESIDGGDVIATVPVQIADCDTLWDAFDRLAAVQASLLGAGVSNAVDPAFESAVVPESELGTFYPRSQRRTVEFAGTVLVRNLAGRARRQWRRFRGGSSEATTADDADVEANWAEEQSPTATVELER
- a CDS encoding zinc-dependent metalloprotease, which codes for MNLYRSVRAVAGASGDDVIDWTSAAEAAKAATDPGSLALGSGEREAYARDVRDARERIRTVSTVAFDVPDTIEIQNRHHWIDANVATFRRVMAPLEAQTGPFPGVARTINTGTMSVLLAFLGRNVLGQYDPLLLAEGPDENHALYFVHPNIDRVADLLEVNPARFRRWIAFHEVTHAAEFGAAPWLSDHLEARMEEGIEGLTSGRFDRESFRELDATMTVVEGYAELLMDHAFDDEYADLRRKLDARRQGRGPLQQLFRRLLGLGLKERQYERGKTFFEGVVRARDLETATRVWDQPENLPTQDELDEPGQWVRRIER
- a CDS encoding nuclear transport factor 2 family protein; amino-acid sequence: MDASRDDGDREAAEKTVREYYEALREGAPLAAFFLEDDATTKFGVSEALYGYEAVASGLREQSETTGEWRVESDRLAVDVRGDCAVVTDRVTLAWTDQSTGIRRRFETRWSGTLVREEDSDAWLFHTLHVSAPNEL
- a CDS encoding ATP-dependent helicase; the protein is MDGAESPISNERLPFDLDADLPFDPDAAEIADADVLSLLEPAVREWWVREFGDFVPENGGFFTPPQRGAIPNVHAEENTLIAAPTGSGKTLASFTAIINELYRRDRDGGTVADGDAAGAGDADAPAATQSSGLENSVYCLYISPLKSLANDIHRNLEVPLEGIAEIAAARGDELGEIRHAIRHGDTTSYERQQMLEETPHILNTTPETLAILLNSPKFREKLRTVEYVVVDEIHSLAANKRGTHLSVSLERLEALSDTEITRIGCSATIEPLSEVAEFLVGYEVQRTSVSASGEAASREARSASDDANGEERVASSEVQRASETDELEFEPRPCDIVDARFSRDLDVRLECPTDDLIHTSRAIVQDRFYRLLHEHVSEHTNTIVFTNTRSGAERVLHELRDRFDAYDEENSACHHGSLSTEVRQDVESRLKSGDLDVVTTSTSLELGIDMPHVDLVVQVGSPKSVAALLQRVGRAGHRVGQTVTGRVIALDRDELLECAVMLRKAEVGFVDAVSIPERAQDVAAQHVYGMAIAEIRPESAVRAILQRAYPYRDYSADEWESLMDYLTAAYAGMEDRNVYAKIWRDENDPPDGEHHYEEFPVGEPLLGKRGRLARVIYMTNIGTIPDSFTCDVHTRATDEWVGQLDENYLDTLEKGDVFVLGGNNFEYRYRRGSKVYVDRTSARPTVPSWYAERLPLSTDLAREILAFQGELLEHYEAGGPARVRAWLREFPIDDDSVRAIARLFDHQLQYAGPESVSTPDRLAIEVERDRDAYERHYYVHSVYGRRVNDGLSRLLAHRCAQVATANVKVAVADNGFVLSMPLNRKVDLDGILADLDPSDVRTDLRAALSGTDLLQRYFRINATRALMILKRYKGYEKSASEQQVSSEMLLGFAEDLEEFAVIEETYRELLSDKLAIAEIEAIVREIDTGELTVCRHSLDSPTPRAFGLATLSASDVVLAEDESAALQAFHEHVLETIGDNAG
- a CDS encoding AAA domain-containing protein, producing MHVRGTVVGDVEAKTVSTSYGERELAEIPVRLTERPDSDAVSTGPEPDVSGGSEQPATTVTVWGKWTESAALLEPGMELLVTEAEREEYRGQTQYATTGDSYVVVEPEFLINVTSIRNWVECPRLYYLNKLSGVPLNYPVTKGTLVHEVFGDLLRGRDLEESIAERIDERGLELGLLGESPESVAEDVRQNATAIEGWLEQGRLTDGDDWRSEQLLISETFGIRGRADAVRRGAPVELKTGKNLKKEPRFKDKVQAACYALLLEEHGGDVDTGTLLYTKNSALDRNEETGDLTPAKDFSMGEGLLQYVVRLRNEIAAMEYDDSVPTGYEGSAKCEYCFEQDTCMVVSGRLDQESKAGQIGTPLPEEEREHFDRFYRAIERERGEIHREYAKLWEQSARERADDDRAIIDLEFVAKRELSSGRWELRARQTEPATSKLREGDLVLASDGHPVRGSSELARIEQLDGAERGSAEDASGRSPRDDEIVLTADEPVEVTRLDVYPSELTTDRLLVALHDALLKGSKRRKDVLFGRAEPEFAALDETFIDNNAAQDEAVRKAVGARDCALIHGPPGTGKTYTIARAIEAMLERGDRVLLSAFTNRAVDNALSALVEQLGEDTDYRIVRIGSETGVREDMQPYRFDRAGEPGDRVSELREADVVAATTASCGSRTMKEQTFDVALVDEAAQLTEPGTYAAINLAERFVLVGDHEQLPPVVRSDPPQDGGAVGDSTADDEAAASEGDDVADLSASLFERLVDLHPGAGVMLDRQYRMNQRIQAFASREFYDGELRPATPDVAGRTLDDLDGVSRADLPEPLHDPVAFVSVEGDGAAHTDEEEAARIAELVATYESAGVDRSQIGVIAPFRAQVSTISNRLSDDVTVDTVDRFQGSSQEVIVVSFTATGTLEGPIFEDYRRINVALTRPKRALVLVGDPRALESDPVYERLLGWAQC
- a CDS encoding zinc finger domain-containing protein, which encodes MSTTDEHGTRSCVSCGINIAGTNAAAFKCPEGGTQIYRCAKCRKQSNLYECPDCGFTGP